A genomic region of Dermacentor andersoni chromosome 9, qqDerAnde1_hic_scaffold, whole genome shotgun sequence contains the following coding sequences:
- the LOC140213364 gene encoding uncharacterized protein, translating into MPKITMSHIIPNNFEKMKVNFAFHLFSAEVLRGLFFNNSEISKHWGEPAPTQVFVLMKVKLIEAVTARIPSKGLKVGSPQEKNITDFQEYLNKWEASLGSSKLGFISASNPEGLRVTLDATLGLLKYFNAKLCFKYVLTRRLSQDCIEKLFGVIRQFSGCYDHPTATQFLITVNCLSFCDLVKAPSSGNCAGGLLTSLLPDGSEAKQVDSRRDKGKLEEASEVLKKSKIIPDHVYPEKTSDARLVFYIAGYVSRKTIVKIGCSDCFGELLVLPQKANRDLAVLTYFLIMAASFILRRSCSPLWMPLRSPSRHGSATMNYTKTVWMS; encoded by the coding sequence ATGCCTAAAATCACGATGTCGCACATTATTCCCAACAACTTTGAAAAGATGAAAGTAAACTTTGCATTCCACCTGTTCAGTGCTGAAGTTCTGCGTGGGCTATTCTTCAACAACAGTGAGATATCTAAGCATTGGGGTGAACCGGCACCAACACAAGTATTTGTGCTCATGAAGGTAAAATTAATTGAGGCCGTGACAGCACGCATCCCATCAAAAGGGCTGAAAGTTGGTTCTCCCCAGGAAAAGAACATAACCGATTTTCAAGAGTACCTAAATAAATGGGAAGCTTCCTTGGGCAGTTCCAAGCTTGGATTCATTTCCGCAAGCAACCCTGAGGGACTGAGAGTTACCTTGGATGCTACACTGGGCCTTCTAAAGTACTTCAATGCGAAACTTTGTTTCAAGTACGTCCTCACACGCCGACTCAGCCAAGACTGTATAGAAAAGTTGTTTGGCGTTATCCGTCAGTTTTCAGGGTGCTACGATCACCCGACAGCTACCCAATTTTTAATCACAGTGAACTGCCTAAGCTTCTGTGATCTGGTAAAGGCACCAAGCAGCGGGAACTGTGCAGGAGGCTTGCTTACCTCTCTGTTACCCGATGGAAGTGAGGCCAAACAAGTAGATTCACGGCGTGACAAGGGCAAGCTCGAAGAAGCTTCTGAGGTTCTCAAGAAATCAAAGATCATTCCTGATCATGTGTATCCCGAAAAGACAAGCGATGCCCGACTTGTTTTTTACATAGCAGGTTATGTTTCCAGGAAGACGATAGTAAAAATCGGCTGCAGCGACTGCTTTGGTGAGCTTCTCGTATTACCGCAGAAGGCGAACAGAGATCTCGCTGTGCTTACATATTTTTTGATAATGGCGGCCTCCTTTATCCTTCGGAGAAGCTGTTCGCCTTTGTGGATGCCCTTGAGATCACCTTCACGACATGGGTCAGCTACAATGAACTACACCAAGACAGTATGGATGAGCTGA